The Octadecabacter arcticus 238 genome contains a region encoding:
- the ispG gene encoding flavodoxin-dependent (E)-4-hydroxy-3-methylbut-2-enyl-diphosphate synthase, which translates to MPLNHIRPWRNIYRRKSRQIMVGNVPVGGDAPITVQTMTNTLTPDVAGTLAQIQRCVDAGVDIVRVSVPDEASSKALKEICAQSPVPIVADIHFHYKRGIEAAEAGAACLRINPGNIGSEARVREVIKAAKDNNCSMRIGVNAGSLEKHLLDKYGEPCPDAMVESGLDHIKLLQDNDFHEFKISCKASDVFMAAAAYQQLAEATDAPIHLGITEAGGLMSGTIKSSIGMGSLLWAGIGDTIRVSLSADPVEEVKVGYEILKSLGLRHRGVNIISCPSCARQGFDVIKTVEKLEKRLEHIKTPMSLSIIGCVVNGPGEALMTDVGFTGGGNGAGMVYLAGKQSHKLSNDQMVEHIVEQVEAKARELDAQAKIDAMAEAAE; encoded by the coding sequence ATGCCGCTGAACCATATCCGCCCTTGGCGCAATATTTACCGCCGCAAAAGCCGCCAAATCATGGTGGGCAATGTGCCTGTGGGGGGTGATGCGCCAATCACGGTTCAAACGATGACCAACACGTTGACGCCGGACGTGGCGGGCACGCTGGCGCAAATCCAGCGCTGCGTTGATGCGGGTGTTGATATTGTGCGGGTCTCTGTTCCGGACGAAGCCAGTTCCAAAGCGCTGAAAGAGATTTGCGCGCAAAGCCCCGTGCCGATCGTGGCCGACATTCATTTTCATTACAAACGTGGCATTGAGGCGGCGGAGGCGGGGGCTGCGTGTTTGCGCATCAACCCCGGCAATATCGGGTCCGAGGCGCGGGTGCGCGAGGTGATCAAAGCCGCGAAAGACAACAATTGTTCTATGCGCATCGGGGTGAACGCCGGATCGCTTGAAAAGCATCTGCTTGATAAATATGGCGAACCTTGCCCAGACGCGATGGTTGAATCTGGTTTGGACCATATCAAGTTGCTTCAAGACAACGACTTTCACGAGTTCAAGATCAGTTGCAAGGCGTCCGACGTGTTCATGGCCGCCGCCGCCTATCAGCAACTGGCCGAGGCCACGGATGCGCCGATCCATCTTGGGATTACCGAAGCTGGTGGGCTGATGTCGGGAACAATCAAGTCGTCCATAGGCATGGGCAGTCTGTTGTGGGCGGGGATCGGCGACACGATCCGTGTGTCGCTGTCGGCTGATCCGGTTGAAGAAGTTAAGGTCGGGTATGAGATCCTCAAATCCCTTGGTTTGCGCCATCGCGGGGTGAACATCATATCGTGCCCCAGCTGCGCGCGTCAGGGGTTTGATGTGATCAAAACCGTCGAAAAGTTGGAAAAGCGGCTCGAACATATCAAAACGCCCATGTCATTAAGCATTATCGGCTGCGTCGTGAACGGCCCCGGTGAGGCGCTGATGACCGATGTCGGGTTTACTGGCGGCGGCAACGGCGCGGGCATGGTGTATCTGGCGGGCAAGCAATCCCACAAGCTGAGCAATGACCAAATGGTTGAACATATCGTCGAGCAGGTCGAGGCCAAGGCGAGGGAATTGGATGCGCAAGCGAAAATAGACGCTATGGCTGAAGCGGCAGAATAG